In the genome of Xenopus tropicalis strain Nigerian chromosome 10, UCB_Xtro_10.0, whole genome shotgun sequence, the window cacacaataagctgtacccccatactgtactgtctaagggaaacactatggcaccccctacccatatgtataaatacaaatatacagagaaggaatgttctgggcacacaataagctgtacccccatactgtactgtctgtgggaaacactatggcaccccctacccatatgtataaatacaaatatacagagaaggaatgttctgggcacacaataagctgtacccccatactgtactgtctaagggaaacactatggcaccccctacccatatgtataaatacaaatatacagatattatttGCCCTTTATTTCCCGGCTGGGGGGCACTTACTGCAGACGAAGCTGTTATGGGGGAGGTCGGCGCTGAGCTTGCGAAGGCAGAAGGGGCTGTCGGGAGATTCCTGCTTGGGATCCATAAAGGGATCCGGATCACTCAGGACCTCGATCAGTTTCCTCCGGCGCCGGAAGTTGATCGTGAACTGGAACAACATCTCTGAGTCGGAGAAGTGCTGATGCCCCGACACTGGGGGGGGATTAAAGGTAAGAGGGAAAGAACTTCCAATTGCCCCTACCCCGGGGCCCCGGGCCCCATAGCTCACCATGCTGTATGATGCCATATTCCAGCAACTCCCGGCACAGCTTAACCCCTTCCTCCCTGTCGGACACCTCCCCGTGATCCAGCAGCCAATCCAACATCTGCCGACCGAGGAAGGTCCGACGGTACCGCTCAGAGCCCTGCTCCCGGACCTGCAGGATGGATTCCTCCTGGCTGCTTatcctgcggggggggggcagaaagtgTTAGCGGCTGGGGCAGCAAAGTCCCTGGGTAGTGCTGCCCCCTACAGCTGGGTTATAATAGGTCTGACTGGCATAAAACATGGCGAAGATAGATGGACCAATTACATTCCCAGTTCTGCAacatgtgatattaaaggggatgttcacctttaacccttagtacgatgtagagaatgatattctgagatcatttgcaattggtcttcattttttattgtgtgtagtttttttaagttatttcattttcagttcagcagctgtttggttgctagggtccgagttaccttagcaaccagggatgagagacaggtatatgaataggggaggggctgaatagaaagataaggaataaaaaataacaataaaactggagcctcacagagcaataatgtttggttgctaaggtccaagttaccttagcaaccaggcagtgggttagatgagagacaggaatatgaataggggaggggctgaatagaaagataaggaataaaaagtaacaataacaataaaactggagccttacagagcaatagggtttgggttcctaaggtccaagttaccttagcaaccaggcagggggttggatgagagacaggaatatgaacaggggaggggctgaatagaaagataaggaataaaaagtaacaataacaataaaactggagcctcacagagcaataatgtttggttgctaaggtccaagttaccttagcaaccaggcagtgggttagatgagagacaggaatatgaataggggaggggctgaatagaaagataaggaataaaaagtaacaataacaataaaactggagcctcacagagcaatagggtttgggttcctaaggtccaagttaccttagcaaccaggcagtgggttagatgagagacaggaatatgaataggggagggactgaatagaaagataaggaataaaaagtaacaataaaactggagcctcacagagcaatagggtttggctgccggggtcagtgacccccattggaaagctgcaaagagttaaaagaaaagggcaaataattaaaaaactattaaaaataaataacaaagaccaattgaaaagttgctcagaattggccattctataacctactaacagttaatttaatgTAACTATATTCCCCCACGTGTGGCCCcccagtgacactcacatgtcGTAGAGGCGTTGCCCCCGGACGCAGACCTTGACCTGCTTGCTGGGGGACAGGGTGCCGTCATCGTTGCGGAATCGATACAGGAGCCGGGCGTCTTTAAATGCCGCGTGTTCGTCGCATACTGGGGGGAGAGCCGGGGGGTATTAGATGCCCATATGCCAACCTGTGACtggtgccccaattgcccccctatACCCACCATGGTGCACCACATTGTAGTCCATGAGTCTCTGCATGATGCTCACAGCCGTCGGCCTATCCGGGGCCTCGCTGTGCTCTACCAGCCAATCAACAAGCTCCTTGCCCACCAGGCAGTTGGGGTAGGTGCGGGTATCCTGGCACCGGTCCTTTATCAGCTTGGCATTGTGCAGCCGCAGCCTGAAATAAAGGATCAGCCATCTTGTGATCAGTGTTATTGCCCCAGGGAGGCGGGGCTATATACTTATGGGCGGGGTTAGTAAGTTAATGCCCCAGGTCAGGGGTGCTATAGAGCTAGTTATATACAGTTAATGGTTAAGGTATTATTAACCCCCGGGTGGGTGAGTTATATACCTCCAGGGGGTCCAGTGTATTATTGCCCCCGGGTGGGTGAGTTATATACCTCCAGGGGGTCCAGTGTATTATTGCCCCCGGGTGGGTGAGTTATATACCTCCAGGGGGTTCAGTGTATTATTGCCCCCATGTGGGGGAGTTATATACCTCCAGGGGGTCCAGTGTATTATTGCCCCCGGGTGGGTGAGTTATATACCTCCAGGGGGTTCAGTGTATTATTGCCCCTGTGTGGGTGAGTTATATACCTCCAGGGGGTTCAGTGTATTATTGCCCCCGGTTGGGGGGGTTATATACCTCCTGGGGGTTCAGTGTATTATTGCCCCCGGGTGGGGGGGTTATATACCTCCAGGGGGTTCAGTGTATTATTGCCCCCGGGTGGGGAAGTTATATACCCCCAGGGGTCGGTGTATTATTGCCCCCGGGTGGGGGAGTTATATACCCCCAGGGGTCGGTGTATTATTGCCCCCGGGTGGGGGAGTTATATACCTCCAGGGGGTTCAGTGTATTATTGCCCCGAGTGGGGGGGTTATATACCTCCAGGGGGTTCAGTGTATTATTGCCCCCGGGTGGGGAAGTTATATACCCCCAGGGGTCGGTGTATTATTGCCCCCGGGTGGGGGAGTTACATACCCCCAGGGGTCGGTGTATTATTGCCCCGGGTGGGGGAGTTACATACCCCCAGGGGTCGGTGTATTATTGCCCCGGGTGGGGGAGTTATATACCCCCAGGGGTCGGTGTATTATTGCCCCCGGGTGGGGGAGTTATATACCCCAGGGGTTCAGTGTATTATTGCCCCGGGTGGGGGAGTTATATACCCCCAGGGGTCGGTGTATTATTGCCCCCGGGTGGGGGAGTTATATACCCCCAGGGGTCGGTGTATTATTGCCCCCGGGTGGGGGAGTTATATACCCCAGGGGCTCAGTGTATTATTGCCCCGGGTGGGTGAGTTATATACCCCCAGGGGTCGGTGTATTATTGCCCCAGGTGGGGGAGTTATATACCCCAGGGGTCGGTGTATTATTGCCCCGGGTGGGGGAGTTATATACCCCCAGGGGTCGGTGTATTATTGCCCCGGGTGGTGGAGTTATATACCCCCAGGGGTCGGTGTATTATTGCCCCGGGTGGGGGAGTTATATACCCCAGGGGTTCAGGGTATTATTGCCCCCGGGTGGGGGAGTTATATACCCCAGGGGTTCAGGGTATTATTGCCCCGGGTGGGGGAGTTATATACCCCAGGGGTTCAGGGTATTATTGCCCCGGGTGGGGGAGTTATATACCCCAGGGGTTCAGGGTATTATTGCCCCGGGTGGGGGGAGTTATATACCCCAGGGGTTCAGGGTATTATTGCCCCGGGTGGGGGAGTTATATACCCCAGGGGTTCAGGGTATTATTGCCCCGGGTGGGGGAGTTATATACCCCAGGGGTTCAGGGTATTATTGCCCCGGGTGGGGGAGTTATATACCCCAGGGGTTCAGGATATTATTGCCCCGGGTGGGGGAGTTATATACCCCAGGGGTTCAGGGTATTATTGCCCCGGGTGGGGGAGTTATATACCCCAGGGGTTCAGGGTATTATTGCCCCGGGTGGGGGAGTTATATACCCCAGGGGTTCAGGGTATTATTGCCCCGGGTGGGGGAGTTATATACCCCAGGGGTTCAGGGTATTATTGCCCCGGGTGGGGGAGTTATATACCCCAGGGGTTCAGGGTATTATTGCCCCGGGTGGGGGAGTTATATACCCCAGGGGTTCAGGATATTATTGCCCCGGGTGGGGGAGTTATATACCCCAGGGGTTCAGGGTATTATTGCCCCGGGTGGGGGAGTTATATACCCCAGGGGTCGGTGTATTATTGCCCCGGGTGGGGGAGTTATATACCCCAGGGGTTCAGGGTActagtgaatgggggggggggggagacatatTTGCCCCCTAGAGGCGGAACTGCCCATAAAATCACCGAAGGACAAACTTTAGTTCCTATTGTTCggtggggcagaaggggcagaAGGGGCAGAAGCGCCAGTGATACCCCCCCCGCTGCACTGATacctggggggagaggggggtatTACGGGGGGTAATTAGTAGAAGCAGGGGCCGGACAGGGCTCGGTACGTACCTGAGTTGCTCCCCGGCCAGCCCAAGCTCAGCCCGCCGCTGGTTCTCCCCCGCTCGGTCCCCCAGGCTCCGGCTCAGCGGCTCCATCCCCGGCTCAGTGCGAGGGAACCCTCCGTCCCGCCTCTCCCTGCTGGGGGCTGGCCCCGCCCACTTCCTTATCAGCCCCGCCCCTCCTGCTACAGATCAACTGGGACGATAGTCCCGTCCCCCCGCAACAGTAATGGTACCGACCGACTCTCAGCGGTACCGCCTCCCCTATCCAAATGGTACTTACCCCCAACTTTGCTCCAGTACCTGAGtaactgcccctcccacccccatTCCTAAATAATACTGTCCtacccccaccccttcccttcatGCCCCAATAATACTGTCCtacccccaccccttcccttcatGCCCCAATAATACTGTCCTACCCCCACCCCTGTCCTTTATGCCCCAATAATACTGTCCtacccccaccccttcccttcccttcatGCCCCAATAATACTGTCCtacccccaccccttcccttcatGCCCCAATAATACTGTCCtacccccaccccttcccttcatGCCCCAATAATACTGTCCtacccccaccccttcccttcatGCCCCAATAATACTGTCCTACCCCCACCCCTGTCCTTTATGCCCCAATAATACTGTCCtacccccaccccttcccttcccttcatGCCCCAATAATACTGTCCtacccccaccccttcccttcatGCCCCAATAATACTGTCCtacccccaccccttcccttcatGCCCCAATAATACTGTCCtacccccaccccttcccttcatGCCCCAATAATACTGTCCtacccccaccccttcccttcatGCCCCAATAATACTGTCCTACCCCCACCCCTGTCCTTTATGCCCCAATAATACTGTCCTACCCCCACCCCTGTCCTTTATGCCCCAATAATACTGTCCTACCCCCACCCCTGTCCTTTATGCCCCAATAATACTGTCCTACCCCCACCCCTGCCCTTCATGCCCCAATAATAATGTCCtacccccaccccttcccttcatGCCCCAATAATACTGTCCTACCCAACACCCATCCTTCATCCCCCAATAATACTTCCCTAGCCCTGCCCACTGCCCTCACCCCCCAATAATACTTCCCTAGCCCTGCCCACTGCCCTCACCCCCCCCAATACTACTTCCCTAGCCCTGCCCACTGCCCTCACCCCCCAATACTACTTCCCTAGCCCTGCCCACTGCCCTCACCCCCCCAATACTTCCCTAGCCCtgcccactgccctcaccgcccCAATACTACTTCCCTAGCCCCGCCCACTGCCCTCACCCCCCAATACTACTTCCCTAGCCCTGCCCACTGCCCTCACCCCCCCAATAATACTTCCCTAGCCCTGCCCACTGCCCTCACCCCCCAATAATACTTCCCTAGCCCTGCCCACTGCCCTCACCCCCCAATAATACTTCCCTAGCCCTGCCCACTGCCCTCACCCCCCCAATAATACTTCCCTAGCCCTGCCCACTGCCCTCACCCCCCAATAATACTTCCCTAGCCCTGCCCACTGCCCTCACCCCCCAATAATACTTCCCTAGCCCTGCCCATTGCCCTCACCCCCCACTTCCAGCATTGGATCTGTTGGCTTTGTCCAGTTTCCTAGTAAATATCAGGGTTCACTGATCTGCAAATCACCCCAATTCCCTATTTACACCCCGGTACCCCAGCTTTTTCGGGGTTGTAGAAGGGAAACCATGACAGTCTGTCTCTGCTCACTGGGACCAACTCCCCTAACCTTGTTCCCTGCAgtgaggaatgctgggaattaAAGGCCCCCTTttctttccagagaatctgtgctccGCCCACTCTTGAAATCAGACCGCCCTTATGTCCCAGAATCCCTCACTGCACAAAGGAACAAGTTGGCCAACCCATAGCCACTATAGCTCTGGTATTGGCCAGGGTGCCCCCATTGcagcacagcagcccccccagatCCAGTTTCCAatgacaaaaaacaaaacacatgggggggggtcagttccattgaattttattttgcacaatatATTTTCTGGGAGTCGCTACTCGTCATGAAACACGGCGGCGGCACAGACATCACAAGGAGCGCGGCTATGAGAATATCGGGGTACACGACTCCGGCATAAGGGCTACCCCAGTCAGGGCACCTAGCTCTCCGGAGGCACAATGTCtgatcaataaataataaaagggggggggggggggggggcaatcgtTAAAAGCCTGTGATTCCGAGCGGCGGTGGCACCGATGGGGAAGGCCCTGGGTAGGGCAATAGCAAGGGTAGGTGCCAGTGTGGGGTCTTTGTGAATGTGCCCCCCTActataaacacattttctttaaaaggcacttaaaataaataaaatgccccTCCCACCCATAAATACTCAGGGAGTTGCCCCCCTATTTCAGCAAGAAACCTGATGTGACCCCCTAAACACAGGGACCCCCCCATTcagataaaatattaaaattcaGGCCCCACAGGAAGCAGGTCCCAATGCTCTAAAACccattaaaaacacaaatttctattccccccccccaagtggcCCCTTCCCATCGGTGCCGAGAAGCCCAGAAAGCAGATCAGCGCCATAAATATGGGCCGGGAATGTTCTACAGGCAAGTCTCTATAATACAGGGTCACAATGACTGCCCATCACTATAGtgtctatataatatataccCTATGTAACCCCCCCGGGGGGAGTCCCAGGGGTCTGCCAATGACATTC includes:
- the deptorl gene encoding DEP domain-containing mTOR-interacting protein isoform X2, with amino-acid sequence MEPLSRSLGDRAGENQRRAELGLAGEQLRLRLHNAKLIKDRCQDTRTYPNCLVGKELVDWLVEHSEAPDRPTAVSIMQRLMDYNVVHHVCDEHAAFKDARLLYRFRNDDGTLSPSKQVKVCVRGQRLYDMISSQEESILQVREQGSERYRRTFLGRQMLDWLLDHGEVSDREEGVKLCRELLEYGIIQHVSGHQHFSDSEMLFQFTINFRRRRKLIEVLSDPDPFMDPKQESPDSPFCLRKLSADLPHNSFVCMLKRPVTVEELLCPGAPYVRKMLNILGDDVGWGFVIRGSGPCHIQAVDPGGPAAAAGMKLCQFIYAVNGTCCLRYDCQTINRLIVAGPRALILEVLEPLG
- the deptorl gene encoding DEP domain-containing mTOR-interacting protein isoform X1, coding for MEPLSRSLGDRAGENQRRAELGLAGEQLRLRLHNAKLIKDRCQDTRTYPNCLVGKELVDWLVEHSEAPDRPTAVSIMQRLMDYNVVHHVCDEHAAFKDARLLYRFRNDDGTLSPSKQVKVCVRGQRLYDMISSQEESILQVREQGSERYRRTFLGRQMLDWLLDHGEVSDREEGVKLCRELLEYGIIQHVSGHQHFSDSEMLFQFTINFRRRRKLIEVLSDPDPFMDPKQESPDSPFCLRKLSADLPHNSFVCIQHNEPKIVPAPRRCGYHSPVSGTGYTHLSPSVTLKTPPSVLKRPVTVEELLCPGAPYVRKMLNILGDDVGWGFVIRGSGPCHIQAVDPGGPAAAAGMKLCQFIYAVNGTCCLRYDCQTINRLIVAGPRALILEVLEPLG